The genomic stretch ATTGCTAATAATATGTTATAGGGTAATAGGAGTTTATGCTTATGAAACATATATTTGTTGCCCCTTCATTGCTGGCATGTGATTTCTCAAGGCTTAAAGAAGAGATAAAAGCTGTAGAAAGAGCAGGCGCAGATATGCTGCATATAGATGTAATGGATGGCAGGTTTGTTCCAAATATAACGGTGGGACAACCTGTTGTTAGCTCTATAAAAAGGATTACAGCCCTGCCGCTTGATGTCCATCTTATGATACTTGAGCCAATGGATCATATAAAGAGTTTTATCGATTCGGGTGCTGATATAATAACAATACACTGGGAGGCTTGTAACCATATACATAAGGCTATAGGGATGATAAGAGATTATGGTGCAAAGCCGGGTGTGTCGTTAAACCCGGCAACGCCTGTCAGCATGTTGAAAAATATTCTTGAGGAGTTATACCTTGCTATTATCATGACTGTTAATCCCGGATTCGGGGGACAGAAATTCATCAGTTCAGCATTGAATAAAATTAAAGAGCTGTCTGAGATAAAAAAGAATACCCATACAAATGTACTTATAGAGGTAGATGGAGGCATTAGCCCGGGGAATGCCGGGATCGTTACAGATGCAGGGGCTGATATCCTTGTTGCAGGCACTTCGATATTCGGGGCAAAAGATTATCGATCTGCGATCCTATCAATGAAAGGTGTTAAGGTAAAACATCCGAGATGAAAGAAAAGGGACTATTCATTACATTTGAAGGCATTGACGGATCTGGAAAGACAACGCAGCTTGAGTTGTTGTATGAAAAACTGCTGGCGATGAATAAGCCGGTTATAAGACTTAGAGAACCTGGGTCCACAGAACTCGGAGAAAAAATAAGAAATGTTATTTCGGATAAATATATAGAGATATCGGATTATGCGGAGTTGTTATTGTTTTTTGCGAGCAGGGTTCAATTGATAAAAGAAAGTATAACTCCTGCACTTGAAGAGGGTAAAATAGTTTTATGTGATAGATTTAATGATGCAACCATAGCTTATCAGAGTTATGGCAGGGGCTTACCTCTGGATATCGCATCAACACTTGAAAAACTTTTTATTCTCCCGTTAAAACCGGATGTAACCTTCCTGCTTGATTGCCGGTATGAAACGGCAGTTAAAAGAATGAGCTCAAGGGCAAATCAGACCCGGATTGAACTACTCGATAAAACCTTTTTTAAAAAGGTAAAAAACGGATACCTTGAACTTGCAAAGAATGAGCCGGAACGGTTCGTGGTAATTAATGCGGATGAAGATATTATGTCAATCCATGAAAACAAGATAATGTTTTTTTTAAAGGACAAAGGTTATGTCTCTGCTTGATATAAAAGGACAGCAAAGGGCTATAACAATAATAAAACAGTTTATAATTAATAACACCGTAAACAGCTCATTCCTCCTGTACGGAAACAAAGGTGTGGGCAAGCATTTAACAGCATTGAATATAGCCAAAACTTTAAACTGCGAAGACAATAAAGATAAATGGTTGTCGGATGATACATGCATGAGCTGTAGAAAGATAGATGGTTCAAAGCACACCGATGTGGTTGAATTAAAACTCCCCTTAAGTGATGGTGAGAAACAGGTGGATACCATAAGAAATATCATTGAATGGCTTAATGCCCCATTGTTCGAAGGTAAACACAAGACGCTCATCATGGATGACGCATCGGAACTAAACTTACATTCTCAGAATGCGATATTAAAAACGCTCGAAGAGCCGCCAGCATGGGCAACAATAATTTTGATAACAAACTCTTACACAAAGCTTCTGCCAACCGTTCTGTCAAGATTGATAAAGGTTGGATTCAATAGATTGTCTGTTGATGTTATTAAAAGCATACTTCAGCTTATCACAACACTTAAAGAAGATGAGCTGAATTATGTAAGCCTTTTGTCAAACGGGGGCATCAAATATCTTAGCTATAAAGATGCGGAAAAGAATGTAAAGGATATGATAAACACCTTATCAAACATTGTCGATACCAGCTCCATAATACAATTTGCAGAGAAGTTTAAATCACAGGCATGGAAGGCCAGGTTTCAAGAACTTATGCAAATCATGTTATCAATCTTACTTGATGCAATAATAATCGATAAAAATCCATCAATCATAAGGAACATTAATTTTGTAAATGAAGTAGGCATTATTGCAAAAAGATTTGATAGGGAATGCCTCATAGATACAGCTTTATCTCTTGAGCAGGCAAGGCTTGCTTATGAGATTAATGTAAATCCTCAGATGATTATGGAAAATATTTTATTTGGACTTATAGGAGAAGAGCATGACAATTAAGAGGATTACGAGGATACAATCCGTGCTTACGCTTGAAGAGCATAGTTATGATGCCTCTGATTTTAAACTATCAAAGACGCAAAAGGTTATAATAGAGATATCGGATGGTCTGGCTATAGGCCGGATAGTTGTGGAACCTTATACGGAGGACATCCCCGATACAGAGATCAAGGCATTGTTAAAGGTTGTAAGGCCATTCACGATAGAAGATCTGGAACGGGAACAGATCCTTATTCAGAGGGCAAGGGAAGCAAAAATATACTGTCAGGACAAAGCAAGAGAAATGAATCTTGATATGACAATAATAGAGGGTAGGTTTAATTTTGACGGTTCCAATATTATTCTGTACTTTGTTGCAGAATCAAGGGTTGATTTCAGAGATTTGATCAAGGATCTTGCAAAAAGGTTTCATACGCATATAGAGATGAAACAGATAGGTGCAAGGGATAGGGCAAAGATGCTCGGAGGCATGGGATCGTGCGGCAGAGAGTTATGCTGCAGCACATTCCTAAAAGGTTTTACATCCGTAACAATAAAACATGTGAGACCACAGGGCTTACCCCTGGTTCCACAGAAGCTTTCCGGTGTTTGCGGTAAACTCATGTGCTGTCTTACATACGAATACGATTTTTATGTGCATGCAATCGAGAACTTGCCTAAACTCAACAAAAAGGTTTCTACCACTCTCGGTAACGGCGAAGTAATTGGTTATGATGTTTTTAAAATGGAAGTTATTGTTAAACTGGAAAACGGTGAACAGGTAAAATTAAAAAATGAAGAAGTAAAGAGTAAAAGCCTATTTTTATAAAAAGCAAACCCCGTTAGAGAAGTTCGTTCTCTAACTGTTTGCGGTGACGGTGGCTTTCTCTAACATGCTAAAGGAGAAGATTTGATGGATAAAGGATCACATTTTTATATAACAACACCGATATACTATGTGAATGATGTTCCGCATATAGGACATGCCTATACAACAATAGCAGCGGATGTCCTTGCAAGATACCGGAGACTGCGCGGAGATGAGGTTTTATTCCTGACCGGTACCGATGAGCACGGCAAAAAGATACAACGATCGGCAGAACAAAGAGCTATAACACCTCAGGAACTCGCGGATGATGTTGTAATAAAATTTAAAGACGCGTGGAAACTATTGAACATCAGCAATGATGACTTTATTCGCACAACAGAAAAAAGGCACATAGAGGTTGTACAGGAAATATGGAAAAGGCTCAAAGCAAAAGGTGACATATATCATGGTTTTTATGAAGACTGGTATTGTGTTCCATGCGAATCGTACTGGACGGAAAAAGAACTTATCAATGGGAAATGTCCAACCTGCGGAAGGGAGATGGAAAGGGTTAAAGAGGAGAGTTATTTCTTTAAACTCTCAAAGTATCAGGAGCCATTATTAAAATACATCCAATCAAACGATAAGTTTATACTCCCTCTGTCAAGACGTAATGAGATTATAAGCTTTGTTAAATCCGGGTTAAGGGATCTGAGTATAACAAGAATAGGTTTTGATTGGGGCGTAAAAGTCCCCGACGATACAAGGCATGTTATATACGTTTGGTTTGATGCACTCATAAACTATCTCACAGGAGCAGGCTTCCTTCATGATGAAGAAAAATTTAAAAAATTCTGGCCTGCGGATGTCCATATAGTAGGTAAAGATATCGTAAAGTTCCATGCTGTTTACTGGCCCGCATTTTTAATGTCGGCGGGGTTAGCATTGCCAAAACAAATATTCGCACACGGCTGGTGGACTATTGAAGGAATGAAGATGAGCAAATCTACCGGCAAAGTTATCTCACCCGCTCTGCTTGTGAACGAATACGGCGTAGAACCGACACGGTATTTTCTGATGCGAGAAGTGCCGTTTGGCCTTGACGGCGACTTCTCGAGTAATACAATGCTTACCCGCATAAATAGTGAACTTGCCAATGATCTTGGTAACCTGCTTTCCAGGACGACCGGCATGGTTACAAGATTTGCGCAGGGTATAATACCTGAACCTTCTAATGAGGATGAGCTTGACCTGGAACTAAAACAAAAATCTTTATGGCTTTTTGAAGAATATAAAAAGGCAATGTCTGACCTTGAATTTCATACGGCACTTATAGATATCTGGGAGTTTATTGCAAGTGCCAATAGATACGTTGATAGAACAAAACCATGGCAAGAAGCCAAATCCGGGAATGGGGATACACTTTCAACGAGACTTTACAATATAGTTGAGGCAACCCGTATTGTTGCTGTTTACCTTATGCCCTTCATGCCGGAGACAGCAAAAAAAATACTGAGTACCCTATCTCAAGATATCGAAGGCCGTAATATGGATTACCTTGTAAAATGGGGGTATACAAAGTCTGGGACCGGCATCCGGATGGCCCTGCCCTTGTTTGAAAAAGTATCTGTAGTCTCGCCGGCAAAAGAGCAAAAAATAGAACAAAAAGGGCATGAAGAAGCTAAAAAGCCTGTTGAGCAAATCCCAATTGATACCTTTAAAAAAATAGAATTAAAGACTGGTATAATAATGAGTGCCGAAAGAGTAAAGGGCTCTGAAAAACTGATAAGGCTTGAAGTTAATATTGGTGAGCCGAGGATCATTGTTGCGGGTATAGGCAAGTCTTATAAACCGGAGGAACTCATCGGTAAAAAGATCGCTGTTGTCGCAAATCTTGAACCCGCTAAGCTTTTTGGCATTCAATCAAACGGCATGCTGCTTGCGGCCGGTGATTCAGAACACTTAACATTATTAACATTCGATAGGGAAGTATCTCCAGGCACAAGAATCAAGTAAACCCAAAAATGCAGGATTAAAGCCTGTTTGTCTGTTCCCATCCGGCGTAACCGGTGCGTATGTAATACACATTGTAAGAAACAGTCTTGCTCAGTATAGCCAATCGAGCATTTTTAACTGGCAAAAGGGTTTATGACATTGATATTTTCTTGAACAGTTGTCTTTTGTTGTGGTTTGTGAATATTTTATTGAAAAGGGTGTTGTTTTTTAGGCGTAAGTACATTTTAATTACATTAAAAGAGAAAAAAATGAAAATAAACCTTGTGTCAAAAGGCAACTCAAAAGGAATAAGAATCCTGCAAGTGTGCTAAAACAATGCAACATGTCTGCCGGGCTGGAGCTTTAAGTCAAGAAGGATAGAATAATTCTTATGCCCGCTACAGAAGTTCCGAGAAAAGGATGGGATAAGGCATTTAAGGAAATGCACAAAAATAAAGAAGATATACAATTACTTGATGAAAAAGTAGACATGGAAAACTGGGAATGGAAATAAGACAGTACGAAGTCTATCTTATTAATCTTGATCCTACTATCGGCCACGAAATACAAAAAAAAGACCGTGCGTGATAATCTCTCCGGATGAAATGAACAGAAATATTCAGACTGTCATTATAGCACCCATTACAACAAAATCTCACGATTACCCCAGCAGACTTAAAGTAAGATTTCAGGGCAAAAACGGATGGGTTGTTTTAGATCAAATAAGGACAGTGGATGAAAACAGGCTGTTAAAAAGACTTGGAACGATAAAAGACAATGAAATAAACAAAATTAAAAGCCTGATAAAAGAAATGTTGGTGGATTAAAATGGTGTCCAATAAAGGGTCGTTTTCTTAAAAGACTATCTGATGTTTTTGGGGTATCTGTATGTTGTTGAAGAAAGCATGCCCACCGAATTATCGCCCATGCCGGGCACTCCAATTAAAAAGGGCGGGGAAAACCCCGCCCTGATTCTTTAACTCTATTACCATTTAGCTCATACCTAAAAGTTTCCGCCGCCCGGGAATTGAGGGCCTATGTACGGGAAGTATTGAGGTCCTGTTGTTATACCCTTTAATTCGGTTACATTACCACTGCCATAATTCGCAACCCAGACATTGCCGGATGCGTCTATCGCTATACCCATGGGATTGGAGCCTACGGCATACGTTCCTTTTGTAGTGCCTGTAGGGCTTAATTCGGTTACATTTTTACTATTACTATTCACAACCCAGACATTGCCGGATGCGTCTATCGCTATACCCATGGGTGAGGTACCTACATTATACGTTCCTAATGTGACGCCCGTAGGGCTTAATGCGGTTACAGTATTATAAACTACATTCGCAACCCAGAGATTGCCCGATGGATCTATCGCTATGCCATAGTGATAATTGTCTGAATTGCCTACATTATACGTTTTTAATGTAGTACCGGTAAAGCTTAATTCAGTTACAGTATTACTACCTTTATTCGCAACCCAGACATCGCCGGATGCGTCAATCGCTATGACATCGGGATTGCCACCGACGGTAACCGTGGTAATGGTAGTGCCCGTAGGGCTTAATTCGGTTACATTATTACTATTACTATTCACAACCCAGACATTGCCGGATGCGTCTATGGCTATACCCATGGGATAGGCACCGACGGTAACAGTGGTCATGGTAGTGCCTGTAGGGCTTAATTCGGTTACAGTACTATCATACCAATTCGTAACCCAGACATCGCCGGATGCGTCTATCGCTATGCCTTCGGGATTGAAGCCTACATGATACGTTCCTTTTGTAGCGCCCGTAGGGCTTAATTCGGTTACAGTACTATCAGCGTAATTCGTAACCCAGACATTGCCGGATGCGTCTATCGCTATACTATATGGGTATAATCCTACAGCATACGTAGACGTGACGAGCTTACTCCCTTTTACCTGGTTTGAATATCCACTCTCTGCGGCATTGTTCTGTGCGCTAACAACAAAGTAATAAGGTGTGCTGTTTGTTATACCGGTTACCGTATAGGCTGTTGTTGTGGTTGTTCCTACTGCCATATAAGGTCCTCCGGAAACCGCTGATTCATAAATAGTGTAGCTTGTAGCTCCTGTTGAAGCATTCCATGCAAGCAGAATGCTTGATATCCTTGATAATGCTGTGAGGTCTGTAGGTGTTGAAGGAATGACGTCTAAGGTGCTTACACCTATTGTGCCGGTTACTTCGTATCCATAATTATCACTTACAGTAACCGTTATATACCCACCCGTATTATAGGTTGACGGTGCTATTACAGTGGCTGTTGTGCCATAACCTGTTATTGCCCATCCTGAAGAAGCCTCCCATATGTAATGCGGTATATTCCCTTGTGCATCATAGGTATTGACGACTGCTGTTATAACTCCGTTTGGTGATACCGGATTTGGTAACGCTGTTATACTATTTATCACCGGTGCACTATCACCCTGCGTGCTTAAGGCAATTACCCCAATTGCATACATTCCGTTAATGTCCGACACCTCTATTGTCGCCGTGCCGGTCATGCCGTAGCCAGACGGTGCTATTATGGTTGCTGTCTGACTATTTACACTGGATGGTGACACACTCCACAGGCTTGTTGCCGTCCACGTGTAGGTAAGGGCAAGGTTCTGAGCGCTCTGTGCAATGACAGTTGTTGTAACAGGACTTCCCGGTATTGCAGGTAATCCCGTAGCATTTAAGCTCTGAATTATCGGCATGGTTGGACCGGTTATACCCTGTGCACCTTGCGGACCTGTTGCTCCTGTTTTACCGTTCGAACCTGAACATCCTGCGATAAGCAGCAGGACAAACAATGAAAAGATAAAAAATGCTTTGATGGTGACTTTCATACAAACCTCCTTCTTAGTGTTACTGTTATCACCTTTATTCTTTGTTTGTAAAGAAAAACGAAGGCGACACGGCGGCGTGGAGATCCTCGAGGCTTACCGGTAGCACCCCGTTCAAGAAAC from Deltaproteobacteria bacterium encodes the following:
- the tmk gene encoding dTMP kinase encodes the protein MKEKGLFITFEGIDGSGKTTQLELLYEKLLAMNKPVIRLREPGSTELGEKIRNVISDKYIEISDYAELLLFFASRVQLIKESITPALEEGKIVLCDRFNDATIAYQSYGRGLPLDIASTLEKLFILPLKPDVTFLLDCRYETAVKRMSSRANQTRIELLDKTFFKKVKNGYLELAKNEPERFVVINADEDIMSIHENKIMFFLKDKGYVSA
- the rpe gene encoding ribulose-phosphate 3-epimerase; its protein translation is MKHIFVAPSLLACDFSRLKEEIKAVERAGADMLHIDVMDGRFVPNITVGQPVVSSIKRITALPLDVHLMILEPMDHIKSFIDSGADIITIHWEACNHIHKAIGMIRDYGAKPGVSLNPATPVSMLKNILEELYLAIIMTVNPGFGGQKFISSALNKIKELSEIKKNTHTNVLIEVDGGISPGNAGIVTDAGADILVAGTSIFGAKDYRSAILSMKGVKVKHPR
- a CDS encoding DNA polymerase III subunit, which translates into the protein MSLLDIKGQQRAITIIKQFIINNTVNSSFLLYGNKGVGKHLTALNIAKTLNCEDNKDKWLSDDTCMSCRKIDGSKHTDVVELKLPLSDGEKQVDTIRNIIEWLNAPLFEGKHKTLIMDDASELNLHSQNAILKTLEEPPAWATIILITNSYTKLLPTVLSRLIKVGFNRLSVDVIKSILQLITTLKEDELNYVSLLSNGGIKYLSYKDAEKNVKDMINTLSNIVDTSSIIQFAEKFKSQAWKARFQELMQIMLSILLDAIIIDKNPSIIRNINFVNEVGIIAKRFDRECLIDTALSLEQARLAYEINVNPQMIMENILFGLIGEEHDN
- a CDS encoding stage 0 sporulation protein — protein: MTIKRITRIQSVLTLEEHSYDASDFKLSKTQKVIIEISDGLAIGRIVVEPYTEDIPDTEIKALLKVVRPFTIEDLEREQILIQRAREAKIYCQDKAREMNLDMTIIEGRFNFDGSNIILYFVAESRVDFRDLIKDLAKRFHTHIEMKQIGARDRAKMLGGMGSCGRELCCSTFLKGFTSVTIKHVRPQGLPLVPQKLSGVCGKLMCCLTYEYDFYVHAIENLPKLNKKVSTTLGNGEVIGYDVFKMEVIVKLENGEQVKLKNEEVKSKSLFL
- the metG gene encoding methionine--tRNA ligase, with the translated sequence MDKGSHFYITTPIYYVNDVPHIGHAYTTIAADVLARYRRLRGDEVLFLTGTDEHGKKIQRSAEQRAITPQELADDVVIKFKDAWKLLNISNDDFIRTTEKRHIEVVQEIWKRLKAKGDIYHGFYEDWYCVPCESYWTEKELINGKCPTCGREMERVKEESYFFKLSKYQEPLLKYIQSNDKFILPLSRRNEIISFVKSGLRDLSITRIGFDWGVKVPDDTRHVIYVWFDALINYLTGAGFLHDEEKFKKFWPADVHIVGKDIVKFHAVYWPAFLMSAGLALPKQIFAHGWWTIEGMKMSKSTGKVISPALLVNEYGVEPTRYFLMREVPFGLDGDFSSNTMLTRINSELANDLGNLLSRTTGMVTRFAQGIIPEPSNEDELDLELKQKSLWLFEEYKKAMSDLEFHTALIDIWEFIASANRYVDRTKPWQEAKSGNGDTLSTRLYNIVEATRIVAVYLMPFMPETAKKILSTLSQDIEGRNMDYLVKWGYTKSGTGIRMALPLFEKVSVVSPAKEQKIEQKGHEEAKKPVEQIPIDTFKKIELKTGIIMSAERVKGSEKLIRLEVNIGEPRIIVAGIGKSYKPEELIGKKIAVVANLEPAKLFGIQSNGMLLAAGDSEHLTLLTFDREVSPGTRIK
- a CDS encoding NHL repeat-containing protein, coding for MKVTIKAFFIFSLFVLLLIAGCSGSNGKTGATGPQGAQGITGPTMPIIQSLNATGLPAIPGSPVTTTVIAQSAQNLALTYTWTATSLWSVSPSSVNSQTATIIAPSGYGMTGTATIEVSDINGMYAIGVIALSTQGDSAPVINSITALPNPVSPNGVITAVVNTYDAQGNIPHYIWEASSGWAITGYGTTATVIAPSTYNTGGYITVTVSDNYGYEVTGTIGVSTLDVIPSTPTDLTALSRISSILLAWNASTGATSYTIYESAVSGGPYMAVGTTTTTAYTVTGITNSTPYYFVVSAQNNAAESGYSNQVKGSKLVTSTYAVGLYPYSIAIDASGNVWVTNYADSTVTELSPTGATKGTYHVGFNPEGIAIDASGDVWVTNWYDSTVTELSPTGTTMTTVTVGAYPMGIAIDASGNVWVVNSNSNNVTELSPTGTTITTVTVGGNPDVIAIDASGDVWVANKGSNTVTELSFTGTTLKTYNVGNSDNYHYGIAIDPSGNLWVANVVYNTVTALSPTGVTLGTYNVGTSPMGIAIDASGNVWVVNSNSKNVTELSPTGTTKGTYAVGSNPMGIAIDASGNVWVANYGSGNVTELKGITTGPQYFPYIGPQFPGGGNF